GGCGGGTTACCATCGCCTCGATCGTCTGCAACGTGTTTGCCCAACCGGCGACTCGGCCGATCTCGGGGTGCAGCCGGCCGGCAGCTACGAGACGTACCAACGCGGCGAGGTCGTCTGCAGTCGGGGTTGGATCGTCGGTGTACAGGAACTTGCGGATCGTGGCGCTCGATCCGCCGCTCCAATCGAAGAAGTCCAGCGTTGGAGGGTTTCGGCTGGCCTGGCCGAACCAGACCAGCATCCCGTGCACGGTCAGTTTGCTCAGCACGGTCGCGGTTGCTGCGGCGCCCACTGAGTCCAGTCCCACGTCAAACCGCCCGACGGCTTCTGCTGCATTGCTGACCCAATCGGCGGCGCCGAGCTCGATCAGTTGGCGGCTGCGGTCCTCGTCCGCGGTCACGACGGTGATCTGCGCACCCTGGGCCGCGGCAAGTTCCACGAAGTAGTGGCCGACTCCGCCTGACGCGCCGGTCAACAGGACGCGGCGCGAGGCTAGGGGCCCGGTGACCCTGGTCAGCCGGATCGCGGTGAGGCCGGCCAGCGGCAGTGCAGCGGCCCGGGTAGTACTAATCGCTTCGGGAAGGACCGCGAGCCGATCCAACGGCACGGCCACTCGCTCGGCCCAACCGGAGTGGTCCAGGTGCGCGACCACGCGAGTCCCCGCACCCGGTCCTCGTCCGGAGGCGGCGGGCCGCAAGACGACCCCCGCGATGTCCTTGCCGGGCCGAAAGCCGGGCGGGGCATGGTCGAGCACGAAAGTCTCACCCCGGTTGGGCGAGAACGCCTGGACCGCAACCACTGCCTCGTCTGGTCCGGGCTCGGGCTCACCGACCTGCCCCAGGGCGATCGATCCGGGTTCTGTCGTCATCCACGCTTGCATGCACGACAGCGTCACAACGACAGGCCCTCTTGGGAAGTAGGCATCAATTGGTGCTATACACACCCTGTGGTAACCAACATCGCAGCGTTGCGGTCGGACGACGGGCGCTTCGACGTCATGGCTGCGGCTTGTCCCACCCGCCAGGTCATCGGACGGGTGGGGGACAAGTGGTCGCTGCTCGTCCTCTACGCGTTGTCGACCGGCACGAAGCGGTTCTCGCAGCTGCGATCTGAGGTCGAGGGCATCAGCCAGAAGATGCTCACTCAGACCCTCCGGGCCTTGGAGCGAGACGGGCTCGTCCACCGCCACGCGTACCCGACGATTCCGCCCAAGGTGGAGTACAGACTGACCCCGCTCGGCCAAAGCCTCGAGGACGCCATCGCTGTTGTCCGCCGGTGGGCGTATGCCCACATGGACGAGATTGCCGCATCCCGCGACACCTACGATCAGCAGCCGGCGCTCACCGACGGCGGGTGAGTTTCCGTCCCGCTGCTCACGACGACTCGTGGCCGCACAACGCACATCATCTCGACGAGAAGCAGGGCGCTCAGAGCTTGCGTGGTGTCGGCAGCCGCGCAGGACGTGCTCGTGGGCGCGTCCTTCATGCCACCGTTCGGCTACCGGCCGAGGGCGTCGGCGAGCAGGTCGACCTGATCCGGATCGGCGTCGTTGCCGGTGAAGATGAGTTCGTCGCAGCCGTGGCTTTCGAACTCGGCTGCGGTGGCGGCGATGCTGTCAGGCGACGTGAGGGCGGTGGCAATGCCGTGCTGTGCCCACTCGTCGCCGGCGAAGGCGTAGTAGGGACCGATAGCTTGTCGCACCGCGGTTCTCGCGTTGGGACCGAGTGCGAACATCGTCGAGGCGATCACTCGGGGCGTGCCGGTGCGGCCGCGCTGCTGCCAGGTCTCGACCAGTTCGGGTACGAACTGGTCGAGGTCGTCCGCGGTGGCGGTCCCGGCCAGCCATCCCTGTCCCCGGCGAGCGATACGGCGGACGGTGGCGGCGGAGGTGCCCCCGAATAGCAGGGGAGGACCGCCTGGTGTGGCGGGCAGCAGCCCGGTACCGGCGCCGTCGTGAAACGCGTCGGCGAGTCGCCCGAGCAGGGCGTCGAAGGCGACGCCACGGGTTCGGTACGGCACGCCCGAGGCTGCGAAGTCGTCGTCCCGGAAGCCGGCGACCAGTCCGAGCCGCAGCCGGTGAGGGCCGGCCAGGTGGTCGAGGGTGAGGATCGACTTGGCGAACAGCAGGCTGTTGCTGTGAAGCGGCGCCAGCAAGACGCTGGTCTGCAGGCGGATCCGTCTGGTGGCCGCCGCCGCCGCGGCCAGCAGGGTGAGCGGTTCCGGCGTCGGCCACAGCAGGCGATCGCTCACGCTGACCGAGGAGAAGCCGCGCGCCTCGGCGCGCCTCGCCCACTCGACGAGCTGTCGAGCATCGCGCCATGGGGCGTGACCGGGCAGCCCGACTCCGATGTCCATCAGGGATTCTCGTCTCGTGTCAGCGCGTCGCCAGCGTCGGTCACGGCCTGGTGGATGAGCTGGCGTAGGAACACAGTCGAGTGCAGGCCGGTGAGCGGAGGGCCGTCGCCCAGAACCAGCGAAGGTACGCCGCTCACCCCGCGCTGCCGGGCGGATCGTTCGTCGGTTCGTACCTCCGCAGCGAAGGCGTCGCCGGCCAGCAAGGACCGGATGTCGTTGCCGCCCAGTCCCGCCCGGGTACCGATCTCTTCGAGTGCGCCGTGATCGGCGATGTTGACACCTTCGGTGTGGTAGCCGTACAGCAGGCCCTCGACGATGTCGCCTTGCCGACCGTGGTGGGCGGCGAACTTCACCAGACGGTGCGCATCGAAGGAGTTGACGGGGCGAGCGACGTGCAGATTGAGTTGCAGCCCCTCGGCGCTGCCGAGGGAGCGGATGTCAGCGATCCGCGCGGCTGCCTGGTCGCCCCACCATGTCGCCGCAGCCATCTGCTGCGCCGCGGTGTCAGCGGGGACCCGGCTCAGGCCAGGCGACAGTTCCACGCTGCGCCAGCGGACGATGACCGCGCTGCTGGGCGCATCGCGCAACGCCGACCGCAGCCGACGATGGCCGATGTAGCACCAGGGGCACAGGATGTCGGCGTAGAAGTCGATCATCAGCTGATGGTCGGCCATCGAGTCGCCGCTCCCGTCTACAGTTCGTATATGAACGATTCGCACCTAAACCTAAGCGCCGACGGTTCACGAGTCAACTGTTAGCCGTAGAATCGGGCAGATGGTGACCAAGCGAATGACAGCGACGCAGACCCAGCTCGCCACGTGGCGTGCGCTGTACCGCGCGGATTCGCTGCTCTTTGCGCATCTCAACAACCAGCTGCGGGCCACCCTCGGCGTGACCTACTTCGAGCGCGAGGTGTTGGCGGCACTGGAACGTTCGGACGGACGGCTCCGGATGGCGCCACTGGCCACCGAGCTGATGATCTCGCGCAGCGGGATCACCCGCCTGGTCACCAAGATGGAAGCCGACGGCTGGGTGACGCGGACCAGGCCACCCACCGACCGCCGGGCCACGTGGGCAGAACTGACCGCCACGGGGCGCCAGCTGCTGGCGGCCGCCCAGCCGGTCATCGACGCCGTCGTGTCCACCTTCTTCGCCGACTACCTCGACGCCGCCGAACTTCGCCGCGTCACCGCGGCCCTGGATCGGCTTGCTACGGCGAATCCCGGGATCGGAGAGTTCGACTGCGGGTTGTAGGGCCCACCAACGTTCCTGAGAATGCGGAGCTGGCCATGGTGGACACCGACGGCGGGATTGGCCATATTGCGCGGGGCGGTCGTCCGATCCGCCCGTGAGCTGGCGGAAGGTGGGCCGGTGGCGCAGGGCCGGTTCGGCGCCATCAGGGCGCGTGCGTTCGCGGTGGTACGACGGCTGCGGCGGGCTCGCGCCTACCGCGGCAACCGGGTCGAGTGCCCGCTGTGCGGCGGGCACTTCGACCGATTCATGCCCGTGAAGAACCGGACGAACGCCAAGTGCCCGCGTTGTGCGGCGCTGGAGCGTCACCGGAGG
This portion of the Actinomycetota bacterium genome encodes:
- a CDS encoding MarR family transcriptional regulator, encoding MVTKRMTATQTQLATWRALYRADSLLFAHLNNQLRATLGVTYFEREVLAALERSDGRLRMAPLATELMISRSGITRLVTKMEADGWVTRTRPPTDRRATWAELTATGRQLLAAAQPVIDAVVSTFFADYLDAAELRRVTAALDRLATANPGIGEFDCGL
- a CDS encoding DsbA family oxidoreductase, producing the protein MMIDFYADILCPWCYIGHRRLRSALRDAPSSAVIVRWRSVELSPGLSRVPADTAAQQMAAATWWGDQAAARIADIRSLGSAEGLQLNLHVARPVNSFDAHRLVKFAAHHGRQGDIVEGLLYGYHTEGVNIADHGALEEIGTRAGLGGNDIRSLLAGDAFAAEVRTDERSARQRGVSGVPSLVLGDGPPLTGLHSTVFLRQLIHQAVTDAGDALTRDENP
- a CDS encoding alcohol dehydrogenase; amino-acid sequence: MQAWMTTEPGSIALGQVGEPEPGPDEAVVAVQAFSPNRGETFVLDHAPPGFRPGKDIAGVVLRPAASGRGPGAGTRVVAHLDHSGWAERVAVPLDRLAVLPEAISTTRAAALPLAGLTAIRLTRVTGPLASRRVLLTGASGGVGHYFVELAAAQGAQITVVTADEDRSRQLIELGAADWVSNAAEAVGRFDVGLDSVGAAATATVLSKLTVHGMLVWFGQASRNPPTLDFFDWSGGSSATIRKFLYTDDPTPTADDLAALVRLVAAGRLHPEIGRVAGWANTLQTIEAMVTRQVRGNAVCTLP
- a CDS encoding transcriptional regulator translates to MAAACPTRQVIGRVGDKWSLLVLYALSTGTKRFSQLRSEVEGISQKMLTQTLRALERDGLVHRHAYPTIPPKVEYRLTPLGQSLEDAIAVVRRWAYAHMDEIAASRDTYDQQPALTDGG
- a CDS encoding LLM class flavin-dependent oxidoreductase, encoding MDIGVGLPGHAPWRDARQLVEWARRAEARGFSSVSVSDRLLWPTPEPLTLLAAAAAATRRIRLQTSVLLAPLHSNSLLFAKSILTLDHLAGPHRLRLGLVAGFRDDDFAASGVPYRTRGVAFDALLGRLADAFHDGAGTGLLPATPGGPPLLFGGTSAATVRRIARRGQGWLAGTATADDLDQFVPELVETWQQRGRTGTPRVIASTMFALGPNARTAVRQAIGPYYAFAGDEWAQHGIATALTSPDSIAATAAEFESHGCDELIFTGNDADPDQVDLLADALGR